The DNA window AATTATGGGCGCGACTTCCGGTATGAACAGGAACCGGCATTTGTTTACATGTCAACTGGTTGTGATGAATCCACTTTGTAGGTGCGAAACCGCTACGGGAAACGAAATCCGTTAGCAATCAATGGCTCTATGCTACTTCCGGTGTCTCACTGGAAGTTGCACCCATAACCGCTTCTACATTAGCACCCACAGGAATAAGGTGGATGGAACCACGTACAGATGCGCATAATGGCCTAGTGTGAAACTCACCTTCTGCCACACGTAGGCCTCGTACAGAGTGATGATCTCGTGTCCCCTGTGCTCACCCTGCACAGCGCACACCACACAGATGATCTTTTCATCAGGCTTACAGTAGAGGGAACCTTCCTGACCGTGCTCCTTGCAACGAAGTCTCTCAACCGTCACGGTTTCCCTCTTGTCCCCGCCCTCTCCAGCGGCCTCCGCGCCCGCTTCCGCGCCCTCGGCCCCTTCGCCCGGCTCAGCCTGCTGCGGCGGACACTTCTGGGCGCCCCCTTTTCCCTCGGCATCACCGCTCACGCCGCCGTCGGCTGCGGCAACGCCGAGCGGCGCCCCCGTCCCGTCCGCCGCCTCGGCTCCGGCCACATCCCCGTTCGCCTGCGTCTCTTCGTGGCTGTAAGGCGCCAGCGCGTGGCGCGTGCTGCCGGCGTGCTTGTCCGCGTGGAGAGGGCAGAAGGCGAAGCCGCAGGTGTGGCACACTTCCGTCGCCGGCTGGGCCTCGTCGGGCTCGCACGCATCACACGAGCCGTCCATCTGAGGCAGCTCCTCTTGACTCAGCATCACGGCTCGTTGCTCCTCGGGTTCCCCGTTGCGGTCCATGGCGGCGGACATAAATTCTGGGGGATCGCAGATAAGCCTTATAGAACGAcacacagagaaggagagggcaGGTTATAAATAACTGTGACCTTCTGTGAACGCTTCTCACATTTACGGAAGGGAAAGTCCAGGATTCCGTGGACTAATCCCCTCCGATATAATATTCCCACCACAGTCGATGAGAGGTGCCAAAGTccacaggagggaaaaaaaaaactaacacacCCGGTGCCATGTTAGACAGCCcacgcattaaaaaaaagcaccattCTGTGAGTGCGGTAAACAGGAAGATGTCATCTAAAGTCACTGAACTGCCTCACGTTGTGTATCGACTCACAAACAGAAACTCCTGTGCTGAGTGCACGGGCCCGTACACCTCCGTCACCTGGCCCTGACcttttttagatttagtttgAAATCGTCACTTTCCTTTCAGCCCTCCCCGCGGGACTGAAGCTGGAAGAAGACGAAAGagtgaagagaaaacacacagcgtGCATACTTCGGTGCACAGGCACACACTCCATTTGCTGTGTGTGTACTTTCCCACTGCTGACACAACCAACCCATATAAGAGGTGCTGTAAAGCAGGGAAaattctccctccctctccatatctttctctctctttgtgttatttctctgtctgtgactcacacatccacacaacaATCTTATCCCTCATCCTGCAGGCCAGTGTGCAGCTGTCTGCAGTGTGTACTTACTCACTCTCTCCGtgtcttcctctccctcctctgtgtctctgtctggggtctgttttgaaataataatgtgGAGTCAGTGGAAATGTTTAGCTTCGGCGGCTAACTTCCGTAGCACAACCGCCGTCCCTTGAATCCCACGGCCGAACACACGAACGTTCACTATACAGCAAAACAGCGACAGCCTTTTACTTCCTTATTTTCATCAGCTGCTcggtctgcttttttttttctacttcctgcttctcctcgCCTTTGTGTGTATGAGAGCGGCAGAGAGACACGCAGAGGCCGGGGAGAGAAAACCCGTCTGACAGGCAGCAACACCACAGAAACTCCAGCCCGAGGCaggtatggaaaaaaaaaaaaaaaaaaaaaaaagagagagacgacGTTCTCGCctttggaaattaaaataattaagtaaCAGCGTGTCATTATCTCATTGTCTGACTATTTGTTCAGGGTTTTAGCTAACACAAGTTAGCGAAACTTTGTTCAACGCGTGATGTTAATGGTTGCTAGGTAGGTTACTTGCTCAAAATGCAAGTAACGACAAAAGTTtgtctgcactgcactgcaaatATTTCACACCAGAAGAAGcatgtattgtattgttattataatttgACTTAACCATAATGCCATATTAGGAGAAATGTGTAATTTTcgacttatttatttgtttaacttgGATGTGCTGTTGGCTTTGATATTTGGCGtgtctattttaatttttttttttttaaataatttagataATTCAACAACAAATCGTATATTTGCCTATTTTTACACAGTTTAACCTAAATGAGGCCAATTGAGTAGTagttaatttatatttattttatgcacaATATAGTATTTATATAAGTATTTTACTAAGCTTAAGTCCTAAccacaaatgtcaaatattaGACTTCAACAGACTTTTATGATCCACGATGGAAATGAATTGGTCATAGTAacttaattgttacaaaaagttAAGCTGTTAATAAATTTCAAATTTTAGCCCTTTATATACCAGTGTTTGTGGCACAAAAACACTTGGGAGGATTTTTACAGTCTTGAATGTGTCTATgataagattatttttttatttcatagtttgattttatgcatttactttgttaccattaagggacaaaagtgtcctcttccaAACCAccataacaatatatatataaaaaaatagtatGTTGGTATTTGTCtacttttttcatttaacaatAGACTATTTGTCATAATATACATTATAAATTCCCGAGGCATAACATTGTATTAATGCTTTGAATGACTCACATGGACATGAAGcatgtagactttttttttttaaataaacactttatttatttagtagcAGCAGACTTGAAACATCGACTTGAATGAGACATACTGTATGAGTCAGGTTAACTTGGAAGCTGACTTAACTGGGATTCATGAAAACTTTGTGCAACCAGATTTGACCAGACACTGTTAAATCTAAGCTTATTCATTTGCTAAGCGTGTTCATTTTCCATCCAGTTTCACACGACTGTAGTTATTTATGTCCAATTCTATCAGCAGGCTTGGCCTTTTGTATTGTTGGCCACTTCGTGCAatcaaattatttatatttatgttccTTTTCTGGCATTAATGTAACTTTTAACTGAGACAGGGAGTGGAATATATGTCAGCCAAACATACTctatgtaaaacacaaaataaattagcaTTGTTAATAAAAACTAgagataattttttttgtggtgtgcaGTTTTTGCTTGAGACTCAAATGTTTGGTGTCAAATTATCTGTCTGTGATTTAAGTGAAATGCAACAGTAAAGCTTCAGAGTCCATTTAGTTTTTATGAGGCAAGATTTTGCTAATGATGCTTATGTATGAGTGCCTGCGCTGTTTTTTTGTTACTATCAGTAATCGTAAGCTTCTAGGAAACTAATAGTTTCCTAGAAGAATTCACCAAAATGAGTGAATCGCTAAACGCTATCCTGTTTTCCCAGCGTGCATTTAAATGGCAGTGAAGTAATTGTACGTCAACGTCCATGCATAAGTTTGGAAGACATTACCCTGCAGTGAGTGACAGCTATAGGCCGTTATGGACAAAGAGGTTCGGCTGGAAGAGTAAACAAACTATGAATTCCAACACAGGCGTTAATGGGGAGGTTCTAATTATGATGTCTGCTTTCCCCTTCTGTTCATGTCTTTGCCCTCAATAAAGCAGCACTGGTAGACAATGGAGCAGGATTATAGGTCTGGAGAGAGGCACAGAACgatgaggaaaaaacaagctGTTCTCTGTAGAGGGATCTATGAAGGCTACTGAGCTCGGCTCCGCATAGGCTGTATTTGGCAAATAACTGTTGAATGTTAGTTGGATTTGAATGGCACGCTATAAATAACCATGAGCACGTTCCAAGAAAGCCTCCGGCATCATCTCGATAaggatgatgttgttttttgccAAAGTTCTGTGCTCTTTCAAAGGGGATTGCTCAAGTAGAAAGACTGACACCGAAAAGAAGATTAAACATAATACTATAAACAGAAAGGATGACTCAATGAACATATATttaactggggaaaaaaaaaataaaatttcgtTGCCACGAGACTGGCTTAAACCGAGCTGATGTAATGACGGGAACTGAAACAGCGTTTCCAGAGGGTGTTTAATCATAACAGATGTGTGATTCTGGTTAAAATCGACGCTGGCTTGTTATCCTGATTACAGATAGCTTGGCCACACACATCACAGCCTAACCACACCACGCCCTATATTGGCTTTTAACCGCTGATCCGCACCACATGGTCAGTTTGAACTCAAAAGGCCCTCTGATTTATCGCGTAAATCTGTCACAGCGTGACATTTTGCCGCGCAGTAAAAGACAGCATCATCTTGCATCCAGCTTAAAACCGAAAACAATTAAAAGGCTCATTGATTTGCAATTCAGTTGAAAAAGCACtcgataaataaaatatgcggCTACCGGAACGTTGATCGTCTTATTTTCTCGACGCAGGAACTGTGGTGAACAGAATTGTGACACCAAACAAgcactttatttgttgttgtttttttttacgtaaTTGCGTTTCTGCAACCCCTGAAAAAGCCTGCGCACGGATGCTGGCACCGCAAAGAACATCAGCCTCTCAGAAATGCCAGCCAAGAGTGAACGGCGGGAGTTTTGgcagacaaacagagcagaCGGAAAACACTTACCTAATGCCTCGGTTTTAACATTGTTTTACTGGCACAAGGTCAGCCGACGGTCTCACGATGAAACGTCTTTCAGTGCAACAGCAGCTGAAAGAAGTGCTCACTTCAGTCGAGGGCTCCTTGAAGCGAGGTAGCATCTCCCCTTACCTCCTCCTTCTCGCTGTTTTCCCCCTTTCATCTATTGATATGCCAttctgcctctcctctctttccctctgggTCGTTCTCTGCGTGCTCTTGACTTTTAGACTACCCTCAACCTGTCATAGCTGGGGAACATAAACCAGATTAAGTATGctattttgtgattttgtttgtaCATTCCTGAAAGCTGTCTCGCGAAGCACACACAAGGAAACCTTGTCTTGAATGGGGCTGAATTTAAGAGAGATGTGTTGggttttttcatttatccacTTAAATTATTTATGCTGCTTTATGAGATAGGCCCCTTGTGTTGGACTTgctcagtgatttatttttttaaaaaaatatttggctAGTGTTTGCAGGGCAAGTCGGGACAACGGCCGCGGTCTAAACCGATCTGAAGCAGCGAGGAGTGAGATACAGGTAGGGGGAAGAAGAACAAGGCACAGTTTGTGAAAATGAGATCACACATGAAAAATGGAGATAAGAAAGACGCATTTTCTAAAAAGTGTTGTCATCCAATCGAGATCATCCAGTATTCTCCCATGAATACAAATATGTCCACAAAGCATTGTGCTCCaatctgaaaaggaaaaactacAACCGATTTATTTTCCATACGTCTTTATTGCTAAGAATATATTCTGGGAGTTTTATACGAATGGCCAATAACTAAAGCCGCAATAACAATCAAAAACACTACCACGGCATCAGTCTTTAGGCTGACAGGTTAATGTAAGTAAACTGGATTTATACGGTTtttactaaaactaaaatggCAAAGAATAAACGAGATGCGGTAAATAAAATCACTGCCCGTTTTATTGATGCTGTTATAATGCCTGGGCTCTGGCAACAGCCGGAGGAATTATGTTTTCACGTTGTCTTAACAACGCAGCATCTACAATTTGACCTTTTTATGGAAAAGGTCATCTTTGCAGTGACATCACGCTGTTCTGCAAAAACACTTATTAAATCTCTCCGAAGCCGTCATAACATACGGCGgcggaaaaaagtttttggcaccccatgcatttgtgaaatattgcattaagattcactcttaggtcttcaagtgcaatttttttttattacagtcacagacaaaatactaaacaaatccttaaacggccattaaaaacttaaaatttattggttccataaaaataacataaggAATTTtaagtattgggtcattttggattctaatgcaggaaacatggctgaagatacagattctcagccaggaagtgTGCAGCTGCCACCAGATCGCCAGGAAGTGCAGGTGCAGTTCTTCAGCAGTCGGATACACTCTGCACAAATACGGACGAAGGGTTTttttcagcaagaaatgaccgcATCCGGATCCaaatgtgcagggaaaaccactgaatgacatcacaggagctccaacagcagtggtcaaaccaaactggtgtccagtgttcaaCACTCACTGTACGTGgtttaaggtcctacaaggctgtcaagaagcccctgatcagtgacagacagaggttagcccggcatcgttgggcccaagcacacaagaactggacagtcatgAACTGGGAGAAGATTCTGCCAGATtcggtcagatgagtccagtttatcttcctcctgctaaggTTACGCAGAAGGCCAggtgaagcattatctccagcatgtacagcacccactgtcaaaaatggtgcaAACagaactctgccaaatattgtgccattccCCAAACCCACACgctcccttctgcacgtgcACCGTTCCGTCAAGGTCGagactggatgtttcaacaagataatgccccttgcctcacatccagggccagtagaacttggctgcaggagtgcagtatccag is part of the Mugil cephalus isolate CIBA_MC_2020 chromosome 10, CIBA_Mcephalus_1.1, whole genome shotgun sequence genome and encodes:
- the trim44 gene encoding tripartite motif-containing protein 44, with the translated sequence MSAAMDRNGEPEEQRAVMLSQEELPQMDGSCDACEPDEAQPATEVCHTCGFAFCPLHADKHAGSTRHALAPYSHEETQANGDVAGAEAADGTGAPLGVAAADGGVSGDAEGKGGAQKCPPQQAEPGEGAEGAEAGAEAAGEGGDKRETVTVERLRCKEHGQEGSLYCKPDEKIICVVCAVQGEHRGHEIITLYEAYVWQKNRQGYDLLSCTQQMGEKIRTKWTNPEMTTEELEAYVNAQFDELRQLVILEEKRTLHLVDLKEAFLTASAVEKIAEITAQTEKLQEEMANITHQLCMLEQAEALAGPAVAAEALVAGPGPAHRVLPDIEARPRLPEPRADPVNRLDFEDNDSGPSMDHAP